The window TCTTCCCTTTACGTCTCATTGGATACCGTAAGCGGTCTTTGGAGTAAACAATTTCTGCGGAATATTCACCGAGCTTGCAAATCATCCCCAGATGAGAACTTTTGTCAGGCTGTACCTTACCAATTTTCCCCTCTTCATCATACGTAACCGTAACCCAGCAACCTGCGGGGCATATACCGCATATTACGTTTCTCTCATTTTTCATCTGGTTTAGTCCTAAACAATAACCTTAAGCAGCTTACACAGACAGTATTGTATCGTTACAAACAGTGAAATCAGAAATTCAATTATTTTGACAGGTATATTTCAATTGTTCACTTCTCAATGCTTCTGGAATTCTACAATTAAAACATATCGGTTGGTGCAAACAAATTGAGGCTGAATTTCTTTTCAGGATCAAACCACTGTCTCTCCACGGAAAACCCAGCCTTTTCAGCTAAAATATTAATCTCATTGAGTGAGTACTTAAACGAGTTTTCCGTGTGAATCCTCTCCTTCTCAGCAAGCGATATCTCCAGGTCGAGATCTCCTATGATGACCTTCTGGTCGCAATTGCTTGTTAAGTACATCTCAACCCGACCAATTTTCTCATTATATGTTACGTCATGATGGAACTTCTCAAGATTGAAATCTCCTCCCAGCTCATGATTGATACGGGCAAGGAGGTTCAGGTTGAATTCTGCTGTAACACCCTGTTCATCATCGTAGGCTTTTTCCAGGAGATCCCGATCTTTTTTCAGATCTATACCGATTAATAACCGATCATTCGGGAGTGTGAATTCCTGGATACGGTTAAGTAATTGTACCGCTTCAGATCTATCCAGATTACCAACACTCGATCCCAGCCACGTAATGAGTTTTGCTTGATCTCCCTGTGTCTTTAACTGATCAAGTCCTTCATCATAGTGAGCGGCAACAGCCGTGATCTCTAAATCCGGATATGTTTTAAGCAATTCGTATGAACTCTCCTTAAGCATCTGGCGAGATATGTCAATCGGAGTATAAGAACTCAGTCCCTGCCCCTGAAGAAATGCCTCAATCAAAATCCTTGTTTTTTTTGAACTCCCGCTCCCCAATTCAACAAGCGTAATCTCTTCAGGAAATTGCGAAATGATGTCACATACGTGAATCTCAAGAATATGTGTTTCTGCACGTGTCAGGTAGTATTCCGGGAGTTCACAGATCTTCTCAAACAACTGGGAACCTGCGTGATCGTAAAAGTATACAAAGGGAAGAGATTTTGGATCGGATGTAAGCCCTGTTTTTACATCAGAAGAAAACTCCTGAGCGGAATTCTCATCTTGAATTGCAATAAACGTTAATCGTTCCTCAATCGTTGTAGTTGACACGATAGTATGCTCCTTCCAAATAACCGTACACTCACCCCGTAAATTCTCTTTTCCTTGTTTTTCTCACCTGCATGGATAACTGTTTATAAGCAGGAACGTTTCTCCGTATACATTATTTCGTTCACAATGTAACGCTGAATTTGCCGGTTTTTACTTGAAAATGTACTCTATTTTGCAGAATTGCTAAGAACAGTCAGTGTATAACATTTGGGTTGATAATTCAAGTCGTTTATGTTCCGTTAAAGCCATTTTAAAAATTTCTGCCGTAAACTATATCTCTCATTAACCATCAGAACAATTCCGGCACAGAAAATATCTGTATAGATGGGATATATTCTCAGTGGATTTTTCCTGTTTTCCTCTCTTTTTGACAGTTGTGTCAGTAACCAGCAGCAAGTTAACGGGCAATCCTACCCCTCCATACGGTACCCGCAATCATTCACCTTCTCCCAAACGGTCACCCTGCAATTCTGCCTCCAGATACCATTAACCAGACTTTGGTTTTAGTATATCAAACCAGTTCATCAGTCTGTATCCCCTTTGTACGCATCTTTCGTATGGCAACAATTGCTTCAAGAATGATCCAGAAAGAGAATGAAAGCAGGAGGATTGATAAAATGATCAGGACCCAGTTCCTTGATTTGATAAAGTCACCTAAACTCATGACCATTGCAATTGAAGTTATGACAACAAGAAATATCATCGGTATCATGGTGAACAACACCTTTCTCCCTTTCCTGAAGAGATATACGCTCAAGACCAGCAAGCTTAATCCTGCAAGTAACTGATTTGCAGCACCGAAGATAGGCCACAAGCGTTTCCAGCTAAGACCTTCACCTCCAAAGATAAGGATAAGAGGCGTAAAGGCAGCAATCGCGGCGGCTACGAACCTGTTTGTGAGTATCTTTATGTTGTATATCTCTCCCAGTTCAGATGTGATATATCTCTGGATCCTGGTTGATGTATCAAGAGTAGTTGCGGCAAAACTGATGACAATTACCGCAATCATTGTCGTACCAAATTCATCGGGAAGCATGAGCCCATTCTTTAAAAAATAGGAGCCGCCATTTATAAAAGCCCCTATTTTGGCATCCATGCTTCCAGCTGCTCCCCAGCTTGAATAGTGGTTATTCCAGGCAGCGACGGTTGCGAATCCCGCAGTCGATGCAAGAACCGACATCAAACCAAGTGATCCTTCTCCCAGCATAGATCCATATCCAATCATTCTGGAATCTGAAAGTGCATTGAGCTGTTTCGAAGTTGTTCCCGAAGCGACAAGTCCATGAAATCCAGAAACAGCACCGCAGGCAATCGTTATAAATAAAAATGGAAACCATGGTAAACCTTCATCTATCTTAAGGTTAAGGGCAGGTGCGACCATCTGCGGGTGTACGATGAAAAGCCCCAGGTACATGACGCCTAACCCGACAAAAAGCTGATGGGAGTTGATAAAGTCTCTTGGCTGAAGCAGCAACCAGACAGGAAGGACTGAGGCAATAAAGGCATAGATCAAGAGCAGGACAATCCACGACTCTATCTGGCCGCCGACAAAAACGGGTAAATGTATGGGGATAAATGTGCCGAGATAGATAAATGCGTACAAGACAAGTAATGCAATAATTGAAGGAATGAGAATGCCAAACTTTGTCCTGTAGATGATTATACCGATAATAACGGCAATTATGATTTGAATGTTAACAGGAAGAACAGCTGCAGGAAACTGTGAAAACAGGGTAGAGATAATGAATGCGAAAACTGCTATAACAACCCATGTAAGAAAAAAAATAATGGTAAGGAATAATGCCCTCGCCCTTTTACCGATGACAGATCCCGTCAAATCACCAACAGAATGCCCTTTGTTTTTTGCTGAAATAACCAGGCACCCAAAGTCATGAACCGCACCAATAAAGATTGTACCGATAACCACCCATAATACTGCAGGCAGCCAGCCCCATATCACGGCAATTGCAGGACCTACAATGGGAGCGGCACCTGCTATTGATGTGAAATGGTGACCGAAAAGGACATATTTGTTGGTAGGGACATAATCAACACCATCTTGAAATTCATGAGCCGGTGTCCGACTCTCTGAATCTATCTGATATATTCTCTTTCCCAGGAATTTTGCATAGAACCGGTAGCTAAGGAAGAAACATACAAGTGAAAAAAAGGCTATGAGGGCCGCATTCATTGTTGATGAAGTTTCTTTAAGAATTGTTTAAGAGCGCACTTATGCTTCAAATATAGCACAAAATCAATTTATTTTGACTTCCTGTTCCCCCTCTTCTCTTAAACTCATGGCCTTGATTACGCTTGTTGGCGTGAGAACAGGTAATTGATACTCCTCAACGCAGTACACATCTCTTTTCTGCACACCGAAATCCAGGGCATCATTATGGTTGGAAAACCATATGTCTATGTGCTTTCCCTCAATTGCACCACCCACATCCTCAGCCCTGAATATAGTAGATGGAAAACCCTGGACTACGAGAACAGATCCCAGTTTAATTACTTCCCTGTCCACTGCTACAGTCCCCCATCGTGCCTTCACCCCTATTGCCGTTATTCCGTACCACTCATCTGAGGGATCCTTATCGCAACATTTTTGACATGAGCAATACGCAGTTACTGTGAATTCATCAGCTCTTACATTGCTGAAAAAAAACAGATTCAGCAAAAGCATCAATATCCCAAGAGCACAAATCTGTTTCGTTTTGCCCGCCACGGAAACTGAAAAGATCTTTTTATGTCTATACATTCTCATTCTCTCTCTTCTCGAAAACCTTTAAATCAATAAAAAATACCACTGGTATTATCGGACTCAGCGGCATTTTAGCCGTTACATGCCCATATTTTGTGTTCTTTTCATCTCGTATCACTAAGTTCGCATATTTCCAGTCAAGAGGCTCTGCATCAAAAAGGCCGCAAATCCTTCCCTGAGTTTTAATGAAAGAATCTTTTACGTCATTAACTTCAGTATAAACAACACGGAATCGCTCAACCTGCTTCCAAATTGTTTCATCCATTTCTGGTGATGAGGACGACTCGAAATCAACTTTAGTAAGTGCGATATCACACACCTTAAAAGTCGAATCATTTTCTAACAGTGGGACGTATACGTCAAATTCGTATTGAACCAAAACAGTGAGTTCAGATTTCGCCATGCAGGCAAACGAACGCAATTATAATACCAAAGAGTAAATATTTGGATACAGGGGTATAACCTCTTGTTTATCAAGAGGTTCCTGAAAAATGGTTTTATTGTGACAAAAAACATATTTGGCTGATTAAAGGCGATTTGATTATTATAGCCTATGAAAAAACGGCAAAAACTGTCTGAATATATTCACCTTGAGGTCTAATAGCCCGCGGGGGGATTCGAACCCCCAATCACATCATTACGAATGACGTACTCTACCATTGAGCCACACGGGCTGAGAGTGTATGGTTTATTTTTTTAGAATTCAGTGCATCAAAGCAGGGGTTACATATAGTATCAATAGCCGCATACGTCTCCAATTAAGGAATACTTAAATACGTTCATTGCAATATCGGTTTCACTATATCAACACCCTTTACCATGTACTTCTTACATAATTCTTATTGCCACCCATTTTGCCTGATCTTGAATGGAGTGTACATCAGTAAATTTAAGTTTGATTGCTCCCTCTTCACTCAGGACGCTCCAAACGCTTTCATCGAATGTCGAGCTTGGAAAGGCGAGGTTTTTTACTGTTGAACCAAAGACTGTCGCTTCTGCTACAGCATGTCTTCCTAACACAAATATCTTCCAGACTGAATTATCATCAACATCAAATATTGCTTCCACCTGGCCGCTATTTAATAAAGATGTAACTCCTTTTATTGAGTAGAATGTAGTAGCTTTTATATCTCCCTTTACTTCCAATTCCTCAGTTGGAGAAGCAGTGTTAATACCAACTTCACCATGATACCCCTGCCCGTGTTCCATGATGGTAAAAACTTCACCACCATCATCATCAATAAATCTCAATGCCTTGTCATCGCGCGTGATTGTCGTGTGTTCTCTGTACGAGCCGTCTCGTGAACTATCCCCTTCAAGGCGGATGGATGTTGATGCCTCATCTTTTGTATAAATATGAAGGTCCACTTCGGGTGAACCGGTGTGGATGCCGATTTCTCCACGACGTTCCGGTGAGCCTTCTGTATGCTCCATGATGGTAAAAACTTCACCGCCATCATCGTCAATAAATCTCAATGCCAGTGCATCCCTCGTAATTGTCGTGTGTTCTCTGTACGAACCATCTCGTGAACTATTCCCTTCAAGGCGGATTGATGATGATACCTCATCTTTTGTATATAGGTGGATGTCAGTTTCCGGGTTTACGGTATTAAACCCAACATTACCAATATCATCAACAGATACCACATCTGTCGGATTACCGTCTCTGGCATCCAGCGAATTACCAACCCCTTCTACCGTTTCCCCTTCTGATGCTGTTTGTAAGGGTTGATCCTCCAGCAGAATGCTATCACCTCCTGTTGTAGTGTTCGAACCTGCCACCTCATAAGAAAAAACGATCCTGCAAGTGGGAAAACATGCAACAAATAACACAATGACTGCTGAACAGAAAAACCAGCTTAGTGACTTTTTCATTTTCTTATCTCCTTTTGTTAAAAGTAACAGCAAATCTTGAACGTATATCAGAATTTGTCATGAATACTTGGATATCAAACAAAAAAAGCCTTAAAGCTAAGGATGTTTTCTGAATATCCCCTAGCAGTAAGACTGTCTCTAAAGCTCCACTTCCCTGTCAAACTTACGGACCTTATTGCTTTGCATTACGTAATTGATAAGTAAATTCCTGTCCTCCGTGTAACTCACAAATCTATAATGCTCTCTGAACTATACTCATCTTTTATAATATTGAATTCGCTCCTTGTTGTCAAGTATGAAAAAAAGTGTCTGCCAGGCGAAACAGTATGAGCCTCCAACGCAAGTTCACCCCTGGAATTGTATTCTCCATGTTGTAAGTATTTTTTTGGGAGGCACTTGCGTATGTTTTCCAGAAATGTACTCATGTCTGCATTTAACTATATGCACCAAATAGAGATATGAAACTTGAGCATTCGGACAGAGGGGAATAGCATTGGTAATGAAAATGACCCATCTACGGTGCTGCTGCAATAATGACGTAATGCTCACGTACTTGAGTGCGATCCGGTTGCATAATTATTTCGCGCCTTGTATACTGAAACCGATCTGGTTTGCAGGAGCCGAATTTGGTACAATCAGATCCCGGGAAAGTAGCCGGAGGTCAAATCAGGGATCTTAACAGGTAACAGGAATCAAAAACTGAGTCCCACGCTTACTTCCCCTACATTTTTTACCAGATCACCATTCGGCAGATTACTGTCACGATTCTGGTAATTATAGGAAATTTCACCAAAGAGCCACCCCCGGGGTGCAGTATACCTGCCCCTTACCTCCATCCTCACCGTATCTATCTCTTGATGAGTATTAATCAGGGTTCCATCTTCACCAAAAATAGGCTGCCTGTCACGAAACCTTCTTCGTTGCCAGGCTGGAGAAAATATAACAGAAAAATTTCCTGGGAATTGATGTGCGTAATCTATTCCTAACTGTGTCCAGTACTGCGGATTATTACGCCCGATACCACTGTTTATTATTTCTGTGGGGGTTTTACTGAAATCAATAACATTTTCTCTCTGAAACTGCTGTTCTACCAGGCTTCTCTCAAATTTAATTGTCAAAGTATCTCTCCTTGTTACATTAAACCGGTATCCTAACTCGGCTTTATAACCATGAAAATCAGCAAATATACCGCTGCCATAATTTCTCCAGTTATAATCGCTGTTAAGAAAGAAATGACTCTTCTCTGTGAATCGCCAGATTATATTGAATGGTATCTTTTTCAAACTGGAATCAGCCCCCTCTCTATTATCATATCTTCTGTGATCATATGAAAAACCTGTTGTTATGTTGATTTTTGGTAAGGGATTAATATCGACTCTGGCACTCAAGACGTTTGTGTTCCGGTCCTGTCCTCTTTGGGTAAATTCTTTATAAGAAGCATCTCTGTTGACATACTTTATTGAAAAATC is drawn from Candidatus Scalindua sp. and contains these coding sequences:
- a CDS encoding 3D domain-containing protein; translated protein: MYRHKKIFSVSVAGKTKQICALGILMLLLNLFFFSNVRADEFTVTAYCSCQKCCDKDPSDEWYGITAIGVKARWGTVAVDREVIKLGSVLVVQGFPSTIFRAEDVGGAIEGKHIDIWFSNHNDALDFGVQKRDVYCVEEYQLPVLTPTSVIKAMSLREEGEQEVKIN
- the egtD gene encoding L-histidine N(alpha)-methyltransferase, which encodes MSTTTIEERLTFIAIQDENSAQEFSSDVKTGLTSDPKSLPFVYFYDHAGSQLFEKICELPEYYLTRAETHILEIHVCDIISQFPEEITLVELGSGSSKKTRILIEAFLQGQGLSSYTPIDISRQMLKESSYELLKTYPDLEITAVAAHYDEGLDQLKTQGDQAKLITWLGSSVGNLDRSEAVQLLNRIQEFTLPNDRLLIGIDLKKDRDLLEKAYDDEQGVTAEFNLNLLARINHELGGDFNLEKFHHDVTYNEKIGRVEMYLTSNCDQKVIIGDLDLEISLAEKERIHTENSFKYSLNEINILAEKAGFSVERQWFDPEKKFSLNLFAPTDMF
- a CDS encoding outer membrane beta-barrel protein — protein: MSGTNLRINTYLIGSICFIISVLCSAREIPAVEFDDISTRERILDVLERIPQSAGHINLGPIEINPSFSITGGYDDNVFNSASRRIMPHQDFYVAYEPKISLALPVRNHSLAFDYGFEILDYQDSYEFHATEQDHVNRRWGGSANFNFANGFSIRLSDRVSRITTPGRFTRRANPTIIDPVGVITGGEEEEEGEILETFEFNTFTPRRTFTTNVAAIVIDLPDFFDKIDFSIKYVNRDASYKEFTQRGQDRNTNVLSARVDINPLPKINITTGFSYDHRRYDNREGADSSLKKIPFNIIWRFTEKSHFFLNSDYNWRNYGSGIFADFHGYKAELGYRFNVTRRDTLTIKFERSLVEQQFQRENVIDFSKTPTEIINSGIGRNNPQYWTQLGIDYAHQFPGNFSVIFSPAWQRRRFRDRQPIFGEDGTLINTHQEIDTVRMEVRGRYTAPRGWLFGEISYNYQNRDSNLPNGDLVKNVGEVSVGLSF
- a CDS encoding carbon starvation protein A — its product is MNAALIAFFSLVCFFLSYRFYAKFLGKRIYQIDSESRTPAHEFQDGVDYVPTNKYVLFGHHFTSIAGAAPIVGPAIAVIWGWLPAVLWVVIGTIFIGAVHDFGCLVISAKNKGHSVGDLTGSVIGKRARALFLTIIFFLTWVVIAVFAFIISTLFSQFPAAVLPVNIQIIIAVIIGIIIYRTKFGILIPSIIALLVLYAFIYLGTFIPIHLPVFVGGQIESWIVLLLIYAFIASVLPVWLLLQPRDFINSHQLFVGLGVMYLGLFIVHPQMVAPALNLKIDEGLPWFPFLFITIACGAVSGFHGLVASGTTSKQLNALSDSRMIGYGSMLGEGSLGLMSVLASTAGFATVAAWNNHYSSWGAAGSMDAKIGAFINGGSYFLKNGLMLPDEFGTTMIAVIVISFAATTLDTSTRIQRYITSELGEIYNIKILTNRFVAAAIAAFTPLILIFGGEGLSWKRLWPIFGAANQLLAGLSLLVLSVYLFRKGRKVLFTMIPMIFLVVITSIAMVMSLGDFIKSRNWVLIILSILLLSFSFWIILEAIVAIRKMRTKGIQTDELV